In Fusobacterium hwasookii, a single window of DNA contains:
- the rodA gene encoding rod shape-determining protein RodA produces the protein MQNNNYLKKLSKFSVFLIVNIILLFIISLSTIYSATITKSEPFFLKEIIWFIISVFVFVGVSLVDYRKYYKYSTAIYIFNVLMLIAVLVVGTSRLGAKRWIDLGPLALQPSEFSKLFLIFTFSSYLINNYSDRYTGFKAMFMSFLHIFPIFFLIAIEPDLGTSLVIILIYGMLLFLNKLEWKCIATVFVTVAAFIPISYKFLLKSYQKDRIDTFLNPELDALGTGWNITQSKIAIGSGKIFGKGFLNNTQGKLKYLPESHTDFIGSVFLEERGFLGGSMLLLIYIVLLAQIIYIADTTEDKFGKYVCYGIATIFFFHIFVNMGMIMGIMPVTGLPLLLMSYGGSSLVFSFLILGVVQSVRIHRGNK, from the coding sequence ATGCAAAACAATAATTACTTAAAAAAATTATCAAAATTTAGTGTATTTTTAATTGTTAATATAATATTGCTTTTTATTATAAGTCTATCTACTATATATAGTGCCACAATAACTAAAAGTGAACCCTTCTTTTTAAAAGAAATAATTTGGTTTATTATTAGTGTTTTTGTATTTGTGGGAGTATCCTTAGTTGATTATAGAAAATACTATAAGTATTCAACTGCTATATATATATTTAATGTACTTATGTTAATAGCAGTATTAGTAGTTGGAACATCAAGATTAGGAGCTAAAAGATGGATAGATTTAGGACCATTGGCTCTTCAACCATCTGAATTTTCAAAATTATTTTTAATTTTTACTTTTTCATCATATTTAATTAATAATTATTCAGATAGATATACAGGTTTTAAAGCTATGTTTATGAGTTTTTTACATATTTTTCCTATATTCTTCTTAATCGCTATTGAACCTGATTTAGGAACTTCTTTGGTTATTATTTTAATTTATGGAATGTTACTTTTCTTAAATAAACTTGAATGGAAATGTATAGCAACAGTTTTTGTAACAGTAGCTGCATTTATACCTATTTCATATAAGTTTTTATTAAAAAGTTATCAAAAAGATAGAATAGATACTTTTTTAAACCCAGAACTTGATGCCTTAGGAACTGGTTGGAATATAACACAGTCTAAAATTGCTATTGGTTCAGGAAAAATATTTGGTAAAGGATTTTTAAATAACACACAAGGAAAATTAAAATATCTTCCTGAGTCGCATACAGATTTTATAGGTTCAGTTTTTCTTGAAGAAAGAGGATTTCTAGGGGGAAGTATGTTGCTTCTTATCTATATTGTTCTTTTAGCACAAATTATCTATATTGCTGATACAACAGAGGATAAATTTGGAAAATATGTATGTTATGGGATAGCAACCATTTTCTTTTTCCATATATTTGTAAATATGGGAATGATAATGGGAATTATGCCTGTAACAGGGCTTCCTTTACTATTAATGAGTTATGGTGGAAGTTCTTTAGTATTTTCATTTTTAATACTTGGAGTTGTTCAAAGTGTAAGAATTCATAGAGGAAACAAGTAA
- the dut gene encoding dUTP diphosphatase: MKKVQVKVVREKGVELPKYETEGSAGMDVRANIKEPITLNSLERILIPTGLKVAIPEGYEIQVRPRSGLAIKHGITMLNTPGTVDSDYRGELKVIVVNLSNEAYTIEPNERIGQFVLNKIEQIEFIEVEELDSTERGEGGFGHTGK; encoded by the coding sequence ATGAAAAAAGTACAAGTAAAAGTTGTGAGAGAAAAAGGTGTAGAATTACCTAAATATGAAACAGAAGGTTCAGCTGGAATGGATGTTAGAGCAAATATAAAAGAGCCTATAACATTGAACTCATTGGAGAGAATATTAATTCCTACTGGACTAAAAGTTGCAATTCCAGAAGGTTATGAAATCCAAGTTAGACCAAGAAGTGGATTGGCAATTAAACACGGAATAACTATGCTTAATACACCAGGAACTGTTGACAGTGATTATAGAGGAGAATTAAAAGTAATTGTAGTTAATTTAAGTAATGAAGCTTATACTATTGAGCCAAATGAAAGAATAGGACAATTTGTTTTAAATAAAATAGAACAAATAGAATTTATTGAAGTTGAAGAATTAGATAGTACTGAACGTGGAGAAGGTGGCTTTGGGCACACTGGAAAATAG
- a CDS encoding M16 family metallopeptidase encodes MENVKLKKLDNGITLITENLPNISTFSMGFFIKTGAMNETKKESGISHFIEHLMFKGTKNRTAKEISEFVDFEGGILNAFTSRNMTCYYIKLLSSKIDIAVDVLTDMLLNSNFDEESIEKERNVIIEEIRMYEDIPEEIVHEKNVEYALRGIHSNSISGTVESLKKIDRKAILKYLEKHYVAENLVIVASGNVDDKYLYKELNKRMKDFRKSKKEEVLDLSYEIKKGKKVVKKPSNQIHLCFTTRGVSSNSELRYPAAIISNILGEGMSSRLFQKIREERGLAYSVYTYLTRFENCGLLSVYVGTTKEDYKDVVKLIKEEFKNIKEEGISERELRKAKNKYESAFTFSLESTSSRMNRLGSMYLTYGKVISLDKVREDIEKVTLKDIKKAAEFLFDEQYYSQTIVGDI; translated from the coding sequence ATGGAGAATGTTAAATTAAAAAAATTAGATAATGGAATAACATTAATAACAGAAAATTTACCAAATATAAGTACATTTAGTATGGGATTTTTCATAAAAACAGGTGCTATGAATGAAACTAAAAAAGAAAGTGGAATTTCTCATTTTATAGAGCATTTAATGTTTAAGGGCACAAAAAATAGAACAGCAAAAGAAATTTCAGAATTTGTAGATTTTGAAGGTGGAATATTAAATGCATTTACTTCAAGAAACATGACTTGTTATTATATAAAGCTTCTATCTTCAAAAATTGACATAGCTGTTGATGTTTTGACTGATATGTTACTGAATTCAAATTTTGATGAAGAAAGTATAGAAAAAGAAAGAAATGTAATTATAGAAGAAATAAGAATGTATGAAGATATACCTGAAGAAATAGTACATGAAAAAAATGTTGAATATGCTTTAAGAGGTATTCATTCAAACTCTATTTCGGGTACAGTTGAAAGTTTAAAAAAAATAGATAGAAAAGCAATTTTAAAATATTTAGAAAAACATTATGTAGCTGAAAATTTGGTTATTGTTGCATCTGGTAATGTAGATGATAAATATTTATATAAAGAACTAAATAAAAGAATGAAAGATTTTAGAAAGTCTAAAAAAGAAGAAGTATTAGATTTAAGTTATGAGATCAAAAAAGGTAAAAAAGTTGTTAAGAAACCTTCAAACCAAATACATCTTTGTTTTACTACAAGAGGGGTTTCTTCAAATTCAGAATTAAGATATCCTGCAGCAATAATTTCAAATATTTTAGGTGAAGGCATGAGCTCAAGACTATTTCAAAAGATAAGAGAAGAAAGAGGACTTGCTTATTCAGTTTATACTTATCTTACAAGGTTTGAAAATTGTGGACTACTTTCTGTATATGTTGGAACTACAAAAGAAGATTATAAAGATGTTGTAAAACTTATTAAAGAAGAGTTCAAAAACATAAAAGAAGAAGGTATATCAGAAAGAGAACTTAGAAAAGCTAAAAATAAATATGAAAGTGCTTTTACTTTCAGTTTAGAAAGTACAAGTTCAAGAATGAATAGATTAGGATCAATGTATCTTACTTATGGAAAAGTAATAAGTCTTGATAAGGTGAGGGAAGATATAGAAAAAGTTACTTTAAAAGATATTAAAAAAGCAGCTGAATTTCTATTTGATGAACAATATTATTCACAAACAATAGTAGGAGATATTTAA
- a CDS encoding LptF/LptG family permease, with amino-acid sequence MMKKMDMYISKYFIKFFLMNIIGFMGVFLLAQTFKIIKYINQGKLAGGEIFDYILNLLPKMFVETAPLSVLLAGLITISIMASNLEIVSLKTSGIRFLRIVRAPLIIAFVISLFVFFVNNSIYTKSLAKINFYRRGEIDETLKLPTTKENAFFINNTDGYLYLMGKINRETGLAENIEVIKFENEISKPKEIITAKSAKFDIEENKWIFENVNIYNVETKETVSKSEYKSNLYKDDPSNFIKASAEDPRMLTIKELKKTIKEQKNIGEDTRIYLAELAKRYSFPFASFIVAFIGLSVSSKYVRGGRTTINLVICVVAGYGYYLVSGAFEAMSLNGILNPFIASWIPNILYLIIGIYFMRRAEY; translated from the coding sequence ATGATGAAAAAAATGGATATGTATATAAGTAAATATTTCATAAAATTCTTTTTAATGAATATAATTGGTTTTATGGGAGTATTTTTACTTGCACAAACATTTAAAATAATTAAATATATTAATCAGGGTAAACTTGCAGGAGGAGAAATTTTTGACTATATCTTGAATTTATTACCTAAGATGTTTGTTGAAACAGCACCTCTTTCTGTATTACTAGCAGGACTTATAACTATAAGTATAATGGCTAGTAACTTAGAGATTGTTTCTTTGAAAACATCAGGAATAAGATTTTTAAGAATAGTTAGAGCACCTCTTATTATAGCTTTTGTAATTTCATTATTTGTGTTTTTTGTAAATAATTCTATATATACAAAGTCACTAGCTAAAATTAATTTTTATAGAAGAGGTGAAATAGACGAAACTCTAAAATTACCTACAACAAAAGAAAATGCTTTTTTTATAAATAATACAGATGGATATTTATATTTAATGGGAAAAATAAATAGAGAAACAGGTCTTGCAGAAAATATAGAAGTTATTAAGTTTGAAAATGAAATTTCTAAACCAAAAGAAATAATAACAGCTAAAAGTGCCAAATTTGATATAGAAGAAAATAAATGGATCTTTGAAAATGTAAATATTTATAATGTAGAGACAAAGGAAACTGTTTCTAAAAGTGAATATAAATCTAATTTATATAAAGATGATCCAAGTAATTTTATAAAAGCATCAGCAGAAGACCCTAGAATGCTAACAATAAAAGAACTAAAAAAGACTATAAAAGAGCAAAAAAACATAGGTGAGGATACAAGAATATATCTTGCAGAACTTGCTAAAAGATATTCTTTTCCATTTGCAAGTTTTATAGTTGCTTTTATTGGCCTTTCAGTGAGTAGCAAGTATGTTAGAGGTGGAAGAACAACAATAAATTTAGTTATTTGTGTTGTTGCAGGTTATGGGTATTATTTAGTTTCAGGTGCATTTGAGGCTATGAGTTTGAATGGAATATTGAATCCATTTATAGCAAGTTGGATACCTAATATTTTATATTTAATAATAGGTATATATTTTATGCGTAGAGCAGAATATTAA
- a CDS encoding LptF/LptG family permease → MKIINKYILDELKGPIILAVFVFTFIFLLDIVVTMMEHIIVKGISVFDVLRLLSFYIPPILTQTIPIGMFLGIMICFTKFSRNSESVAMVSTGMSIRDILKPILAIAIGASIFIIFLQESIIPRSFVKLKYVGAKIAYENPVFQLKEKTFIDNLDEYSIYVDEVDSDGRAKNIIAFEKPEDKSKFPMVLTGEEAFWKDNAIILKESQFISFDEKGKKNLVGTFDEKKVVLTAYFQDLNIKIKDIEALSIIDLIKGLRKVEASEAIKYKIEIFRKLALVFSTVPLAVIGFCLSLGHHRISKKYSFVLAMIIIFAYIIFLNIGIVMATAGKLNPFIATWTPNVLLYLLGYKLYKAKEVRGI, encoded by the coding sequence ATGAAAATAATAAATAAATATATTTTAGATGAGTTAAAAGGTCCAATTATATTAGCGGTCTTTGTATTTACTTTTATTTTCTTATTGGATATTGTTGTAACTATGATGGAACATATAATAGTAAAAGGAATCTCAGTTTTTGATGTTTTAAGATTACTTTCATTTTATATACCACCTATACTTACTCAAACTATTCCAATAGGAATGTTTTTAGGAATAATGATATGTTTTACAAAATTTAGTAGAAATAGTGAGTCAGTAGCTATGGTATCAACAGGAATGTCTATTAGAGATATTTTAAAGCCAATACTTGCTATAGCAATAGGAGCATCAATTTTTATAATTTTCTTACAAGAAAGTATAATACCTCGTTCTTTTGTTAAATTGAAATATGTTGGAGCTAAAATTGCTTATGAAAATCCAGTTTTTCAATTAAAAGAAAAAACTTTTATAGATAACTTAGATGAATACAGTATATATGTTGATGAGGTTGATTCTGATGGTAGAGCAAAGAATATTATTGCTTTTGAAAAACCAGAAGATAAAAGCAAATTTCCTATGGTGCTAACAGGGGAAGAAGCTTTTTGGAAGGATAATGCTATTATTTTAAAAGAGTCACAATTTATTAGTTTTGATGAAAAAGGAAAGAAAAATTTAGTAGGTACTTTTGATGAAAAGAAAGTTGTATTAACAGCATATTTTCAAGATTTAAATATAAAAATAAAAGATATTGAGGCACTTAGCATTATTGACCTTATTAAAGGTTTGAGAAAGGTTGAAGCTTCAGAAGCCATAAAATATAAGATAGAAATTTTTAGAAAACTGGCCTTAGTTTTTTCTACTGTTCCTCTTGCAGTTATAGGATTTTGTCTTTCTTTGGGACATCATAGAATATCTAAAAAATATTCATTTGTCTTAGCAATGATAATAATATTTGCTTATATTATATTTTTAAATATAGGAATTGTTATGGCAACAGCTGGGAAATTAAATCCATTCATTGCAACTTGGACACCAAATGTACTTTTATATTTATTAGGATATAAATTGTATAAAGCAAAAGAGGTGAGAGGAATATAA
- a CDS encoding CvpA family protein: MYLDILILIIFILGIFSGIKNGIFIEIISVFGFAVNLLITKIYTPHVLNFLKRSDASFENNYVITYIVTFITVYLVVSMILIFVRKAFKGLKKGFFNKMMGGVAGFIKALIVSLVIILVYTYSTKLAPSLEKYSQGSSAISIFYEIVPSFEAYIPEILVEDFNKNATKKIIEKNINTML, encoded by the coding sequence ATGTATTTAGATATTTTAATTTTAATAATTTTTATATTAGGAATATTCAGTGGAATAAAAAATGGTATATTCATTGAAATAATTTCTGTATTTGGTTTTGCTGTTAACTTACTTATAACAAAAATATATACACCACATGTTTTAAATTTTTTAAAAAGATCTGATGCTTCATTTGAAAATAACTATGTAATAACTTATATAGTAACTTTTATAACAGTTTATTTAGTTGTGTCTATGATATTAATATTTGTAAGAAAAGCATTTAAAGGATTAAAAAAAGGTTTTTTTAATAAAATGATGGGAGGAGTAGCTGGTTTTATAAAAGCCTTAATAGTTTCTCTTGTGATCATATTAGTTTATACTTATAGTACAAAATTAGCACCTTCATTAGAAAAATATTCACAAGGAAGTTCTGCAATAAGTATATTTTATGAGATTGTTCCAAGTTTTGAAGCTTATATTCCTGAAATACTTGTTGAAGATTTCAATAAGAACGCCACAAAAAAAATAATTGAAAAAAATATAAATACGATGTTATAA
- a CDS encoding class I SAM-dependent rRNA methyltransferase yields MSKIIIKKEKEQKILNFYPNVYKDEIKNIVGEVKTGDIVDVITSDMKFLARGYVTEGTSAFVRVLTTKDEKIDRKFIFERIKNAYEKRKHLLDETNSVRAFYSEADFIPGLIIDKFDKYVSIQFRNSGVEVFRQDIIEAIKKYLKPKGIYERSDVENRVIEGVETKTGIIFGEIPERTIMVDNGVKYSIDIVDGQKTGFFLDQRDSRKFIAKYINNQTRFLDVFSSSGGFSMSVLKNGAKEVVAMDKDSHALELCYENYKLNEFTADFSTIEGDAFLMLNSLATRNKKFDIITLDPPSLIKKKTEIYKGRDFFLNLCDKSFKLLENGGILGIITCAYHISLQDLIEVTRMSASKNNKLLSVVGINYQPEDHPWILHIPETLYLKALWVKVEER; encoded by the coding sequence ATGTCAAAAATTATTATAAAAAAAGAAAAGGAACAAAAAATTTTAAATTTTTATCCTAATGTATACAAAGATGAAATAAAAAATATAGTAGGAGAAGTTAAAACAGGAGATATAGTTGATGTAATTACAAGTGATATGAAATTTTTAGCAAGAGGTTATGTAACAGAAGGGACATCAGCTTTTGTAAGAGTTTTAACAACAAAAGATGAGAAAATTGATAGGAAATTTATATTTGAAAGAATTAAAAATGCTTATGAAAAAAGAAAACATTTATTAGATGAAACAAATAGTGTAAGGGCTTTTTATTCTGAAGCAGATTTTATACCTGGACTAATAATAGATAAATTTGATAAATATGTATCTATTCAATTTAGAAATTCTGGTGTAGAAGTTTTTAGACAAGATATCATAGAAGCTATAAAAAAATATTTAAAGCCAAAGGGTATTTATGAAAGAAGTGATGTAGAAAATAGAGTTATTGAAGGTGTTGAAACAAAAACAGGAATAATTTTTGGCGAAATTCCTGAAAGAACTATTATGGTAGATAATGGAGTCAAATATAGTATAGATATAGTTGATGGGCAAAAAACAGGTTTCTTTTTAGATCAGAGAGATTCAAGAAAGTTTATAGCTAAGTATATAAATAATCAAACAAGATTCTTAGATGTTTTTTCAAGTAGTGGTGGCTTTTCTATGTCAGTATTAAAAAATGGTGCTAAGGAAGTTGTTGCTATGGATAAGGATAGCCATGCACTTGAATTATGTTATGAAAATTATAAACTAAATGAATTTACAGCAGACTTCTCTACAATAGAAGGAGATGCTTTTCTTATGCTAAATAGTTTAGCTACAAGAAATAAGAAGTTCGATATTATAACTCTTGATCCACCTTCACTTATAAAAAAGAAAACTGAAATTTATAAGGGAAGAGATTTTTTCTTAAATTTATGTGATAAGAGTTTTAAACTTTTAGAGAATGGTGGAATTTTAGGAATTATTACTTGTGCTTATCATATAAGTTTGCAAGACTTAATTGAAGTAACTAGAATGTCTGCTTCAAAAAATAATAAACTTTTAAGTGTTGTGGGAATAAACTATCAACCAGAAGATCATCCTTGGATATTACATATCCCTGAAACACTATATTTAAAAGCCTTATGGGTTAAAGTAGAAGAGAGATAA
- a CDS encoding TetR/AcrR family transcriptional regulator, with translation MEKSYHHGNLKEELIKKGIELINEVGEDKLSLRKLAIICGVSNSAPYTHFKSKDELLKEMSIYIFNLLKLELENTRKKYKNKENLLEMLGKTYVIFFLKNPKYYYFLSSRKDIEIDLSLKIDNNNMTALDILKEEVINKFSKLSISDEDIQNKILAMWSLVAGLVSIINMSSKSYFENWEDKIEEIIKASFITYYK, from the coding sequence ATGGAAAAAAGTTATCATCATGGGAATTTAAAAGAAGAATTAATAAAAAAAGGTATAGAGCTTATCAATGAAGTTGGTGAAGATAAATTATCATTAAGAAAACTTGCTATAATATGTGGTGTTAGTAATTCTGCTCCCTATACACATTTTAAAAGTAAAGATGAACTACTAAAAGAGATGAGCATTTATATTTTTAACTTACTTAAATTAGAATTAGAAAATACAAGAAAAAAATATAAAAATAAAGAAAATCTTTTAGAGATGTTAGGTAAAACTTATGTTATATTTTTTCTTAAAAATCCTAAATACTATTATTTTTTATCTTCAAGAAAAGATATTGAAATAGATTTATCTTTAAAAATTGATAATAATAATATGACTGCATTAGATATATTAAAAGAAGAAGTTATTAATAAATTTTCAAAACTTAGTATTTCAGATGAAGACATACAAAATAAAATTTTAGCTATGTGGTCTTTAGTTGCTGGTCTAGTGTCAATTATAAATATGTCTAGTAAAAGCTATTTTGAAAATTGGGAAGATAAAATTGAGGAGATTATAAAGGCAAGTTTTATTACCTATTACAAATAA
- a CDS encoding NAD(P)H-dependent oxidoreductase, whose product MKITIINASPRFKKSNSEILKNYLLNYIKENEINEYFSFSIKLDNDIKTDIYSSDVLIFIFPLYVDSIPANLLELLVRFEDENTINPKTKIYCIVNNGFFEGVQNHLAISQIRYWSKKVNAQWGQGIGVGGGELLSHLKKVPLGQGPLKNLGMALEKFSENILLLKSDEDVYINPNYPRILYFLQANISCFVTARKNNLKFRDLFKKI is encoded by the coding sequence ATGAAAATAACAATTATAAATGCTAGTCCAAGATTTAAAAAAAGTAATTCTGAAATATTAAAAAATTATTTATTAAATTATATAAAAGAAAATGAAATTAATGAATACTTTTCATTTTCTATTAAATTAGATAATGATATAAAAACTGATATTTATAGTAGTGATGTTTTAATTTTTATTTTTCCTCTTTATGTTGATAGTATTCCAGCTAATTTATTAGAGTTGCTTGTAAGATTTGAGGATGAGAATACTATAAATCCAAAAACAAAAATTTATTGTATAGTTAATAATGGTTTCTTTGAAGGAGTTCAAAATCATTTAGCTATATCTCAAATAAGATATTGGAGTAAAAAAGTAAATGCACAATGGGGACAAGGAATTGGAGTTGGTGGAGGAGAATTACTTTCTCACTTAAAGAAAGTTCCATTAGGACAAGGTCCTTTAAAAAATTTAGGAATGGCATTAGAAAAATTTTCTGAAAATATACTCCTATTAAAAAGTGATGAAGATGTTTATATTAACCCTAATTATCCAAGAATTTTATATTTCCTTCAAGCTAATATTTCTTGTTTTGTAACAGCAAGAAAGAATAATTTAAAATTCAGGGATTTATTTAAAAAAATTTAA
- a CDS encoding ABC transporter substrate-binding protein, translating into MERKGNKIKIFIGLIVLLFLAFGNYFKSDKKEEVVTKEKEAQKTVIIGLPGISNQTLEATGVALNKSYIEEELEKIGYKAEIVYFQQAGPALNEALATDKIDIAMYGDLPITVLKSNGVDVKVFAVDNSRFMYGVLVQNDDNINTVKDLEGKKVIYGKGTVQQKFFIEILKKYNLDEEKYISINAIGSDAQSIFSAKEADALFTFYYITLFMESKGMGKVIDSTIDKPEISTQSLVVGRTKFLQENEDVPVAIIKALERAKEFAKNNPDEVFEIFAKSNIPAGIFKKAYSNDLTFSNFDPKITDESREKMQKLIDFLNDNQLVKNRIEVDDIFTNEYYKKAKKIK; encoded by the coding sequence ATGGAAAGAAAAGGTAATAAGATTAAAATTTTTATAGGTTTAATAGTTCTACTATTTTTAGCTTTTGGAAATTATTTTAAAAGTGATAAAAAAGAAGAAGTAGTGACAAAAGAAAAAGAGGCACAAAAAACTGTTATAATTGGTTTACCTGGGATCTCTAATCAAACATTAGAGGCAACAGGAGTAGCATTAAATAAATCTTATATAGAAGAAGAATTAGAGAAAATTGGATATAAAGCAGAGATTGTGTACTTTCAACAAGCAGGGCCTGCTTTAAATGAAGCTTTAGCAACAGATAAGATAGATATAGCTATGTATGGAGATTTACCTATTACTGTATTAAAAAGTAATGGTGTAGATGTAAAAGTTTTCGCAGTTGATAATTCAAGATTTATGTATGGGGTACTTGTGCAAAATGATGATAATATAAATACTGTAAAAGATTTAGAAGGGAAAAAAGTAATCTATGGAAAAGGAACTGTTCAACAAAAGTTCTTTATAGAAATCTTAAAAAAGTATAATTTGGATGAGGAAAAATATATTTCTATAAATGCTATTGGTTCAGATGCACAATCAATATTTAGTGCAAAAGAGGCAGATGCCCTATTCACTTTTTATTATATTACGCTATTTATGGAATCAAAAGGAATGGGTAAGGTTATAGATTCAACAATAGATAAACCAGAAATATCAACACAAAGTTTAGTAGTAGGAAGAACAAAATTTCTACAGGAAAATGAAGATGTTCCAGTTGCTATTATAAAAGCATTGGAAAGGGCAAAAGAGTTCGCTAAAAATAATCCAGATGAAGTTTTTGAAATCTTTGCTAAAAGTAATATTCCAGCTGGAATATTTAAAAAAGCTTACTCAAATGATTTAACTTTTTCAAACTTTGATCCTAAAATAACAGATGAATCAAGAGAAAAAATGCAAAAATTAATAGATTTTCTAAATGACAATCAGTTAGTAAAAAATAGAATAGAAGTAGATGATATTTTTACTAATGAATATTATAAAAAAGCTAAGAAAATAAAGTAA
- a CDS encoding ABC transporter ATP-binding protein, with product MLNEVNLDIRKGEFITIVGKSGCGKSTLLKLISGMIPLTSGEILINQKNVNGISKDCSMIFQEARLFPWLKIKDNVALGLKNISVSEKNKIVSEYLELVGLKGIENSYPDQLSGGMAQRASIARGLALNSEIMLFDEPFSALDAMTKVQLQEELLKIQKEKLKTIILVTHDIEESVYLGDRVVVMADGIVRDIIPIDIEGKKDRTNTEFLSYKNKIYDYFFEHKDVVEFTI from the coding sequence ATATTAAATGAAGTAAATTTAGATATAAGAAAAGGTGAATTTATAACAATAGTTGGAAAAAGTGGTTGTGGAAAAAGTACCTTATTAAAGCTTATATCAGGAATGATACCTTTAACATCAGGAGAAATTTTAATAAACCAAAAAAATGTAAATGGAATAAGTAAAGATTGTTCAATGATATTTCAGGAAGCAAGATTATTTCCTTGGTTAAAAATAAAAGACAATGTAGCATTAGGTTTAAAAAATATATCAGTGAGTGAAAAAAATAAAATAGTATCAGAATATCTTGAGCTTGTTGGACTAAAAGGGATTGAAAATTCATATCCAGATCAACTATCAGGAGGAATGGCACAAAGAGCTTCAATAGCAAGAGGCTTAGCTTTGAATTCTGAAATAATGCTATTTGATGAGCCATTTAGTGCATTAGATGCCATGACTAAGGTACAACTTCAAGAAGAACTTTTAAAAATTCAAAAGGAAAAATTAAAAACTATAATTCTTGTAACACATGATATTGAAGAATCTGTTTATTTAGGTGATAGAGTAGTTGTGATGGCAGATGGAATTGTGAGAGATATTATTCCAATAGACATAGAAGGTAAAAAAGATAGAACAAATACAGAATTTTTATCCTATAAAAATAAAATATATGATTATTTCTTTGAGCATAAAGATGTAGTAGAATTTACAATATAA
- a CDS encoding ABC transporter permease, with amino-acid sequence MNKKIEYIKFVLPILIIFFWFIFTYTGKVPETSLPKLSSVKNTFFEMIKSGQLYNDLSLSLRRVLGGFFLSSAFGILLGIFMGISHKTKEFFQLTLTAIRQIPMIAWIPLIILWAGIGEISKIVVILFAATFPIVINTMSGVDSTSETYLEVAKMYGLSKKETFFKVYLPSALPNIFTGLRLGLSSSWMAVVASELIASSSGIGYRLNDARSLMRSDVVIVCMIVIGLIGLLMDKLIVLISHELTPWKKN; translated from the coding sequence ATGAATAAAAAAATTGAATATATAAAATTTGTTTTACCTATACTGATAATTTTTTTCTGGTTTATATTTACATATACAGGAAAAGTTCCAGAAACATCTTTACCAAAATTAAGTTCTGTAAAGAATACTTTTTTTGAAATGATAAAGTCAGGACAACTTTATAATGATTTAAGTTTAAGTTTACGTCGTGTGCTTGGTGGTTTCTTCTTATCAAGTGCATTTGGGATTTTATTAGGAATATTTATGGGAATTTCACATAAAACAAAAGAATTTTTTCAATTAACACTAACTGCGATAAGACAAATACCGATGATAGCTTGGATTCCACTTATAATCTTATGGGCAGGTATTGGAGAAATTTCTAAAATAGTGGTTATACTGTTTGCAGCTACTTTTCCAATAGTTATAAATACAATGAGTGGAGTAGACTCAACTTCTGAAACATATCTTGAAGTAGCAAAAATGTATGGTTTAAGTAAGAAAGAAACTTTCTTTAAGGTTTATCTTCCTTCTGCGTTACCAAATATTTTTACAGGACTTCGTTTAGGACTAAGTTCTTCATGGATGGCAGTAGTTGCCTCTGAACTTATAGCTTCATCATCTGGAATAGGGTATAGATTAAATGATGCAAGAAGCTTAATGAGATCAGATGTTGTTATAGTATGTATGATAGTAATAGGGCTTATTGGACTTTTAATGGATAAACTTATAGTGTTAATATCTCATGAATTAACACCTTGGAAGAAAAATTAG